Part of the Vigna radiata var. radiata cultivar VC1973A chromosome 11, Vradiata_ver6, whole genome shotgun sequence genome is shown below.
atttgttttgttttcttcccAAAAAGTCTTGGTTTGTCTTCAGCTAGTCTGATTTTGCAAACAAGTTCTGGTGGATTCATAGTAGAAGCTAAAGGATATGCCACAGAGTCTCCTTTCGGAATTCAACCCCTATCAGGTGTGCAAATTTCTCCAGGTGGAAGGTTGAGCAAGAATTTTTCACTGTTCAATCCCTTTGATGAGACCCTCTATGTGGAGGAAATAACTGCCTGGATATCAATTTCTTCAGGGCATAATTATGTTGAAACCGAAGCAATTTGTAGGATAAATGATTTTCAGGGTTTTGATGCTTGGCTCTTCCCAACTATTAAGGATCGGTTGGTTGCGAATACTGGCCAATTTGGTTCACCAACTGTAGCAATCAGACCCCATAGGAACTGGAATATTGCTCCACATGGCTCTGAAACTCTCTTGGAAATGGATATTATGGTTGGATTTGAGGGAAAAATCTTTGGTGCATTTTGTTTGCATCTACTGAGGCCCTCACAAGGCACATCTGATATTATTATGGTTCCTATTGAAGCGGAAGTAGATAGCCATTCTGCCTGTGATACTGATGGTATATTCATTTCAGCAACTCTTGAGGGTCTAGCCACATGTGATAGTGGTGAAATTGCTATCACTATCTCTCTTAGAAATCACGCTCCTTATGTTTTAAGTTTTGTTAAGGCCATAGAAGTTTCTGACACCCAGCTTTTCCGTATTAAGTTGAAAGAAGGTTTGCTGCTTTTCCCTGGTACTGTTACTAAAGTTGGCATTATTTACTGTAGCCACCTGCACTTGGAGTTACATGACTTTTCACCTAAGTCCAGCTTGCAAGAGAACTGCAAACTTCTGATTCTTACTAATGACTCAAGTAGTTCCCTGATTGAGATTCCATGTGAGGACATATTATATGTCTGCTTTGAACATCAAAGGAAAATATATTCATCTGTTCAAGTAGAAGGCAAGTCCAAGGATACCCAACCTGACAATACGAGAACAGGGTATACGGGCAGAAGCATGCAGTTGCGACCAAATGTCAAGGTAAGTTGATTCcccttctcttttttcttgacTACTACTTTTATTTCCATTTGTCTTTAAACAATTAGCTGTATAAAAGAATTTAGGATCATTACACACAGCAACAGATACTATCAGAAAGAATTTTACatagttttcttaaaattattaaccCATTTCTGGATAATTTACTCCGTAAGCAATTatgggagaaaaagaagaagctaaagaaaataattgagcTCCCCTTGAACTATCTGATGCACATTAGGCTTTAGAAAAGTTAGATGAGAGAACTTCCATAAAAACTAAGTGCGGAAGTTGACTTTTATCTTATGAAAGAAGTTCAATTCCTTTTACCTTGTTTCTTCTAGTAGTGTGCACGGAGAAGTTTATCTAAGCAAGGCCTTAGCCTACTTGATTATTGATGTTTATTTCTAGTTTCAAGTAGTCATTAAAATAAAGTCTTTCTGCTACTTTTATTTGAAGgttttagagaaagaaaatgttgatgaaCTGGTTCTTGCAAACTGGAAGTCTCAAGGAACCATGGGTGGCATGTCTGTGCTTGAAGACCGTGAAGTGTTATTTCCGATGATTCAGGTTGGAAGTTATGTCTCTAGGTGGATCACTGTAAAGAATCCCAGTCAACATCCTGTTGTGATGCAGCTTATCTTGAATTCAGgagaaataattaatcaatgtaagggtttaagtgatttattaCACCCTTCATCTAGCCATTTGGTTATTGATGAAGGTGCTACTCCAAAAAGGTATGGGTTCTCTATACCAGAGAATGCAGTAACAGAGGCATCTGTTCCACCTCATGATCATGTAACTTTGGGGCCAATAACTTTTTATCCTTCTGATAGATGTGGGTGGAGTGGTTCGGCATTGATAAGAAATAATCTTTCAGGTGTTGAGTGGATACCTTTAAAAGGACATGGAGGGTTGCATTCTCTAGTTTTGCTGGAGAGATCTGAACATGTTGACAGTGtagattttgatttgaaaatgcCCAAAACACCCAACTTTTCTCTTTCATATACTTTACTTCACATGAAGGAGATAACTTCTACCTGTTCACAACATTTAGTGAAAGAGTTATATGCCAAAAATACTGGAGACTTGCCATTAGAGGTTAAGAGTATCAGAGTTTCTGGGAGAGACTGTGGATTGGATGGTTTTAAGATTCTATTTTGTAAGGGTTTCACTCTTGAGCCTGGGGAATCAACCAAACTTCTGATTTCACATCAAACTGATTTCTCTGCAGCTGTGGTGCGTCGAGATCTTGAACTAGTGTTGGCAACTGGTATTTTTCTGTTACCTATGAAAGCAAGTTTTCCTTACGATATGCTAGGTAACTGCAAGAGATCCATGTATTGGATGAGAGTGAAGAGATCCCTTCTAGGATTCATCCTTATTGCATCCTTAATATTTCTGATATTTTGTTTCCTATTTCCTCAAACCACTCAATCGGACTTCTTGGATTTCTCTTGCAAGAGTGATGATAACTTAGTCCACGCTACCATAAAAAGTGCTGGAAAAACCAGTTTGTTACATCATGACCAGAGAAAAAGTAAGCTCTCTATATCTA
Proteins encoded:
- the LOC106777762 gene encoding uncharacterized protein LOC106777762; this encodes MDLQTLIINQLSLTFFLFLSMFRLRGLLHKTFTSYVLLLCILFWFAGHGLCSLNAIENSPDYDGCASFEKKYDLGSFDTIVSDSSLGYGFSSSHNFEKVCPNSHSFCFPSVLSEFSHKERIVKEASRGESGGQYNSPFCVELPQDRRQTSNESWFSEHGVFRLLNGGVVSCSLNSREGVDEVPSRQTEVACKYDISSCGSSSLKQKTTRFWSKNSEVSKSNFFDGSVSPNVRIGPTVLDWGQKCLYSSSAAFLTVTNTCNDSSLNLYEPFSTDLQFYPCNFSDISLRPGESALICFVFFPKSLGLSSASLILQTSSGGFIVEAKGYATESPFGIQPLSGVQISPGGRLSKNFSLFNPFDETLYVEEITAWISISSGHNYVETEAICRINDFQGFDAWLFPTIKDRLVANTGQFGSPTVAIRPHRNWNIAPHGSETLLEMDIMVGFEGKIFGAFCLHLLRPSQGTSDIIMVPIEAEVDSHSACDTDGIFISATLEGLATCDSGEIAITISLRNHAPYVLSFVKAIEVSDTQLFRIKLKEGLLLFPGTVTKVGIIYCSHLHLELHDFSPKSSLQENCKLLILTNDSSSSLIEIPCEDILYVCFEHQRKIYSSVQVEGKSKDTQPDNTRTGYTGRSMQLRPNVKVLEKENVDELVLANWKSQGTMGGMSVLEDREVLFPMIQVGSYVSRWITVKNPSQHPVVMQLILNSGEIINQCKGLSDLLHPSSSHLVIDEGATPKRYGFSIPENAVTEASVPPHDHVTLGPITFYPSDRCGWSGSALIRNNLSGVEWIPLKGHGGLHSLVLLERSEHVDSVDFDLKMPKTPNFSLSYTLLHMKEITSTCSQHLVKELYAKNTGDLPLEVKSIRVSGRDCGLDGFKILFCKGFTLEPGESTKLLISHQTDFSAAVVRRDLELVLATGIFLLPMKASFPYDMLGNCKRSMYWMRVKRSLLGFILIASLIFLIFCFLFPQTTQSDFLDFSCKSDDNLVHATIKSAGKTSLLHHDQRKSKLSISSKMNHLMEASSGKYSYGQENPSKLEISQHLIQTSEIHEQTSHAFDTQSDRKLSSTDVQSYDPMKTSQLAYLTVKTGKEKGRRKRRKSLGAKLAALSEVSSSQSGNSTPSSPLSPTLSATPKCNWSPSLDVEQTSEAHSSMTQVAAQHSSNDQPSALAAESDILKPAFSQRCSNSTSSQVLHSTSRSVTRLPVQIPCATSPIPANTFPSPLGSKSTVSLHARAPGSQLHNQTTVHSREAGLANEYTYDIWGDHFSGLHLLVPKSVTSLNSSLVENNFDSFFVRGPQTLVTNSQEG